In the Bacillus shivajii genome, one interval contains:
- a CDS encoding cytosolic protein, producing the protein MYVGRDMTELSMMGKNDWTDKELAFFHKNLQQIAPYLNTEGVTIHKEIIKEIMNRGGLHHEAEWTSGSRVHYD; encoded by the coding sequence ATGTATGTAGGAAGGGATATGACTGAACTTTCCATGATGGGGAAAAATGATTGGACAGATAAAGAGCTAGCTTTTTTTCATAAAAATTTACAACAAATCGCCCCATATTTAAATACTGAGGGGGTCACGATTCATAAAGAGATTATAAAGGAAATTATGAACCGTGGAGGATTGCATCACGAAGCTGAATGGACAAGTGGAAGTCGTGTTCATTACGATTAA
- a CDS encoding NADPH:quinone reductase has translation MKAVVYEKYGSPEVLHTKNIEKPEPKAGEVLIKIGGSGLNPVDTYFRKGIRPVSSFPFIPHFDLGGTVEEVGANVTYVKKGDRVWATNVTGTCAEYVTCDESKVFPLPKRVTDVEGAALAMPFMTAHLSLHYRANVRPGETVLIYGGAGAVGQAAIQLAKKAGLTIIATASNEEKASICKKAGANEVLLYKETDIVEKVNEVTDDQGVDLILEMSLSENIEKDLDMIKLGGKIVTIGSPKDNTPKLPWRKLNQKHASLMGVLLFTAPTEVLRRAGEEISRLFEQKSIFAHVGATFSFDEAEKAHEAIENQQVNGSIVLTP, from the coding sequence ATGAAAGCTGTTGTTTATGAAAAATATGGATCACCAGAAGTTCTTCATACAAAAAATATTGAGAAACCTGAACCAAAAGCTGGAGAAGTACTCATCAAAATTGGTGGAAGTGGCCTAAATCCAGTCGATACGTATTTTAGAAAAGGGATCCGTCCTGTCAGTTCATTTCCATTCATTCCTCATTTTGATTTAGGTGGAACAGTTGAAGAAGTTGGAGCAAATGTTACATACGTGAAAAAAGGAGACCGCGTATGGGCTACGAATGTAACTGGGACATGTGCTGAATACGTTACATGTGATGAATCAAAAGTATTCCCATTACCTAAACGTGTAACAGATGTTGAAGGGGCAGCTCTTGCCATGCCATTTATGACAGCACACCTTTCATTACATTATCGCGCAAATGTCCGCCCTGGTGAAACGGTGCTCATTTACGGTGGAGCCGGTGCTGTTGGCCAAGCTGCAATTCAGCTTGCAAAAAAAGCTGGTTTAACGATTATTGCAACAGCGAGTAATGAAGAAAAAGCTTCAATTTGTAAAAAAGCTGGTGCAAATGAGGTCCTTTTATACAAAGAAACAGATATCGTTGAAAAAGTAAATGAGGTAACAGATGACCAAGGTGTCGATTTAATTTTAGAAATGTCCTTAAGTGAAAATATCGAAAAAGATTTAGATATGATCAAACTTGGTGGTAAGATCGTTACAATTGGTTCTCCGAAAGACAATACACCGAAATTACCTTGGAGAAAACTTAATCAAAAACACGCTTCCTTAATGGGCGTTTTATTATTTACTGCACCAACTGAAGTGTTGCGTAGAGCAGGTGAAGAAATAAGCAGGCTGTTTGAACAAAAATCAATCTTTGCTCATGTTGGAGCCACATTCTCATTTGATGAAGCTGAGAAAGCTCACGAAGCGATTGAAAATCAGCAAGTGAATGGAAGTATTGTTTTAACTCCATAA
- the ggt gene encoding gamma-glutamyltransferase produces the protein MVTYDSLHYPYPSQRNVTYGKNGMVATSQPLAAQAGLDILKQGGNAIDAAIATAACLTVVEPTSNGIGGDAFALVWVKGELHGLNASGQAPQSISIEKLKEQGVEEIPKFGWTPVTVPGAPGAWAELSERFGKLPLSEVLKPAVQYAREGYPLSPTLSYFWERATKAFKEVLKGEEFESWFDTFAPNGVAPKVGEVWRSEGHASTLESIGETNARSFYEGELAEKIDAYSKKYGGYLTKEDLAAYKPEWVKPISVNYKGYDVWEIPPNGQGLVALMALNMLKDETFSTRDDEDTLHKQIEAMKLAFTDGEKYITEEKEMSVPVDSLLSDAYAKERRALIGEEAIQPEAGEPSKGGTVYLATADREGNMVSFIQSNYMGFGSGLVVPGTGIALQNRGHNFSLDPSHDNALAPGKRTYHTIIPGFLTKGNEAVGPFGVMGGFMQPQGHMQVVMNTIDFGLNPQAALDAPRWQWMKDKTVLVEQTVPNHLAQQLSAKGHNIQVTHQSGSFGRGQIIWRDPETGVLAGGTESRTDGSVAAY, from the coding sequence ATGGTTACATACGATAGTTTACATTATCCATATCCGTCACAACGAAATGTGACATATGGAAAAAACGGTATGGTTGCGACATCTCAACCGTTAGCAGCTCAAGCAGGTTTAGACATTTTGAAACAAGGTGGTAATGCGATCGATGCAGCAATTGCTACTGCAGCGTGTTTAACTGTTGTCGAACCGACGTCAAATGGAATTGGTGGAGACGCTTTTGCATTAGTTTGGGTTAAAGGAGAACTCCACGGTCTGAATGCAAGTGGTCAAGCGCCACAATCAATCTCAATTGAAAAGTTAAAAGAACAAGGTGTCGAAGAAATCCCGAAATTTGGTTGGACACCTGTTACTGTGCCTGGAGCACCTGGTGCATGGGCGGAACTTTCTGAACGATTCGGTAAATTACCATTATCAGAAGTGTTAAAGCCTGCTGTCCAATATGCGCGAGAAGGATACCCATTAAGCCCAACACTCTCTTATTTCTGGGAACGTGCGACGAAAGCCTTTAAAGAAGTTTTAAAAGGCGAAGAGTTTGAAAGCTGGTTTGATACATTTGCTCCAAATGGCGTTGCTCCTAAAGTAGGAGAAGTATGGCGTTCAGAAGGGCACGCTTCTACGTTAGAATCTATTGGTGAAACGAACGCACGTTCATTTTATGAAGGTGAACTAGCGGAAAAAATCGACGCATATTCAAAAAAATATGGTGGCTATTTAACGAAAGAAGATTTAGCTGCTTATAAGCCTGAGTGGGTCAAACCAATCAGTGTGAATTATAAAGGGTACGATGTATGGGAGATCCCTCCAAACGGCCAAGGGCTCGTTGCTCTTATGGCATTGAATATGTTAAAAGATGAGACGTTCTCAACGCGTGATGATGAAGACACGCTCCATAAGCAAATTGAAGCAATGAAACTAGCCTTCACTGATGGTGAAAAGTATATTACAGAAGAAAAAGAAATGAGCGTTCCAGTTGATTCATTATTAAGTGATGCTTATGCAAAAGAGCGCCGCGCTTTAATTGGTGAAGAAGCGATTCAACCAGAAGCAGGAGAACCATCAAAAGGCGGTACGGTATATTTAGCGACTGCTGATAGAGAAGGAAATATGGTATCATTTATCCAAAGTAACTATATGGGCTTCGGCTCTGGATTAGTTGTTCCAGGTACGGGAATCGCTCTTCAAAACCGTGGTCATAACTTTAGTCTTGACCCATCCCATGATAACGCATTAGCACCAGGTAAACGTACGTATCATACAATTATTCCTGGGTTTTTAACTAAAGGGAATGAAGCTGTTGGACCATTTGGCGTAATGGGAGGCTTCATGCAGCCACAAGGTCATATGCAAGTCGTCATGAACACGATTGATTTCGGATTAAACCCTCAAGCAGCATTAGATGCACCAAGATGGCAATGGATGAAAGATAAAACGGTGTTAGTTGAACAAACTGTACCAAATCATCTTGCTCAGCAATTGTCTGCAAAAGGTCATAACATCCAAGTAACCCATCAATCAGGAAGCTTCGGTAGAGGACAAATTATTTGGCGAGATCCAGAAACCGGAGTTTTAGCTGGGGGAACGGAATCCAGAACAGATGGTTCCGTTGCAGCATATTAA
- a CDS encoding chromate transporter, translated as MTYWEIFLAFFIPGIVGYGGGPATIPLIEYEVVHRYGWMSVEEFGEVLALGNALPGPIATKMAGYIGFVEGGVLGAFVGLFATIAPSLILMIVLLSILYKFKDSPKVKLLSSIVRPTIAVLLGVMTLRFVETSYIDNGVVQTGLLIVVSYYLLEKLKVHPAFVILGSLIYGAIFLAP; from the coding sequence ATGACGTATTGGGAAATATTTTTAGCGTTTTTCATTCCTGGAATCGTTGGTTATGGTGGCGGACCGGCGACAATTCCATTAATTGAGTATGAAGTTGTCCACCGCTATGGCTGGATGAGTGTAGAAGAGTTTGGGGAAGTGTTGGCTTTAGGAAATGCACTACCAGGTCCAATTGCAACAAAAATGGCAGGGTATATTGGCTTTGTTGAAGGTGGAGTTCTTGGTGCGTTTGTTGGATTATTTGCAACGATTGCCCCATCACTTATATTAATGATTGTCCTATTAAGTATTTTATACAAATTTAAAGATTCCCCAAAGGTAAAATTATTATCAAGTATCGTTCGCCCAACGATTGCTGTTTTATTAGGTGTGATGACTTTACGCTTCGTTGAGACTTCGTACATTGATAATGGTGTGGTTCAAACTGGGTTACTCATTGTTGTAAGTTATTATTTATTAGAGAAGTTAAAAGTTCATCCAGCTTTTGTTATACTAGGTTCCTTAATTTACGGAGCAATTTTTCTTGCACCATAA
- the fabL gene encoding enoyl-[acyl-carrier-protein] reductase FabL — MSGENNGKVALVTGSSRGIGKEIALRLAKKGYNIVINYARSKSKAEETAEEIRQLGREVLTVKANIGKVDKIEEMFETIDEHFGRLDVLVNNAASGVLRPVTELEESHWDWTMNINSKAMLFCSQMAAQRMEKQGGGAIVSLSSLGAQRYLKNYTTVGVSKAAVEALTRYLGVELAPLGIRVNAVSGGAVDTDALTHFPNREQLLEDAKSRTPVGRIVEPNDLADTAMFLLSDDAKMICGQTIIVDGGISLLT, encoded by the coding sequence ATGTCAGGTGAAAACAACGGTAAGGTAGCTCTCGTTACTGGGAGTAGTCGCGGAATTGGTAAAGAAATTGCTTTACGTTTAGCGAAAAAAGGTTATAACATCGTCATTAACTATGCACGAAGTAAATCAAAAGCAGAAGAGACGGCAGAAGAAATTCGTCAATTAGGCAGAGAAGTTTTGACTGTTAAAGCGAATATCGGTAAGGTCGATAAAATTGAAGAGATGTTTGAAACGATTGATGAACATTTCGGAAGGCTTGATGTACTAGTAAATAATGCGGCATCAGGTGTCCTACGCCCGGTGACTGAGTTAGAAGAAAGTCATTGGGATTGGACAATGAATATTAACAGTAAAGCAATGTTATTTTGTTCACAAATGGCCGCACAGCGCATGGAAAAACAAGGTGGCGGAGCAATCGTTAGCTTAAGTTCACTAGGAGCACAACGATATTTAAAAAACTATACAACAGTCGGTGTATCAAAAGCAGCAGTTGAAGCACTCACTAGGTACTTAGGAGTCGAATTGGCCCCATTAGGTATTCGTGTAAATGCAGTATCTGGAGGAGCTGTTGACACAGACGCCTTAACACATTTTCCAAATCGAGAACAACTCTTAGAAGATGCGAAAAGCCGAACGCCAGTGGGAAGAATTGTCGAACCGAATGATTTAGCTGATACTGCTATGTTTTTATTATCAGATGATGCAAAAATGATTTGTGGCCAGACGATCATCGTTGACGGTGGAATTTCATTATTAACGTAA
- a CDS encoding DUF3939 domain-containing protein — protein sequence MFFGKRRKKKNEAERKKEVKVVSVTIDDVREAVNNYAKSLQKGVSLRSIVLDSHEVDYDLLCDYLGGKPDKPFYMSKETFEIFEDPNYPKHIDQCQIACDQYLLEKGEEPVINGDPYRKLSYFKLQDYLVEKPPFDLYLHPDDRMVTHRKSKK from the coding sequence ATGTTTTTCGGTAAAAGAAGGAAGAAGAAAAATGAGGCTGAGAGAAAAAAAGAAGTAAAAGTTGTTTCAGTCACGATAGATGATGTACGTGAGGCAGTAAACAATTATGCAAAATCCCTTCAAAAAGGAGTATCGTTAAGGAGCATTGTCCTTGATAGTCATGAGGTTGACTATGACCTACTATGTGACTATTTAGGTGGGAAACCAGACAAGCCATTTTACATGTCAAAAGAAACATTTGAAATATTCGAAGATCCTAATTACCCAAAGCATATTGATCAATGTCAAATTGCATGTGATCAATATTTGCTTGAAAAAGGAGAAGAACCTGTAATAAATGGTGACCCTTACCGAAAATTAAGTTATTTTAAGTTACAAGATTACTTAGTAGAGAAACCGCCATTTGATTTATATTTACATCCAGACGATCGTATGGTAACTCATCGCAAGTCGAAAAAATAG
- the ntdP gene encoding nucleoside tri-diphosphate phosphatase — translation MSFPKVGSNIQVHSYKHNGQLHRIWEETIILKGTSHEVIGGNDRIMVQESDGRQWRTREPAICYFTADHWFNCIGMIRNDGIHYYCNLGTPFTYDHEALKYIDYDLDIKVFPDMTYKLLDEDEFALHKKQMNYPDEVEIILRRSVDELVSWVSQQKGPFEPGFIEYWYERFLQYR, via the coding sequence GTGAGTTTTCCCAAAGTAGGCAGTAACATACAAGTACACAGCTATAAACATAACGGACAACTTCATCGTATTTGGGAAGAGACAATCATACTCAAAGGAACTTCTCATGAGGTGATTGGTGGCAATGACCGTATTATGGTACAAGAATCAGACGGTAGACAGTGGCGAACTCGAGAACCTGCAATCTGTTACTTTACTGCTGATCATTGGTTTAATTGTATCGGGATGATCCGTAATGATGGGATTCATTATTACTGCAACTTAGGCACGCCATTTACTTATGATCACGAAGCATTAAAATATATTGATTATGATTTGGACATAAAAGTATTTCCAGACATGACGTACAAGCTGTTGGATGAAGATGAATTTGCATTACATAAAAAACAAATGAATTATCCAGATGAAGTCGAAATTATTTTGCGACGAAGTGTTGATGAACTTGTTTCATGGGTCAGCCAGCAGAAAGGACCTTTTGAACCTGGTTTTATTGAATATTGGTATGAACGCTTTTTACAATATCGATAA
- a CDS encoding chromate transporter yields MNHAGLFMAFLRVGLLGYGGGPASIPLIHKEVVDKYKWMTSDEFSDVLAIGNTLPGPIATKMAGYIGYRVAGIGGMVNAIIATVVPTVIFMIALLVSLASFREYAWVQGMTNGVLPIVAVMLGVLTWSFVKRSKDDFGWGKVMILILLSVLLIQLAGLHPAIVIAGLIIFVFLKKQKQPSKVKEGEKE; encoded by the coding sequence ATGAATCATGCAGGATTATTTATGGCTTTTCTACGTGTCGGATTATTAGGGTATGGGGGCGGTCCAGCCTCCATACCCCTTATTCATAAAGAAGTCGTAGATAAATACAAATGGATGACCAGTGATGAATTTTCGGACGTTTTAGCGATCGGAAACACGTTACCTGGTCCAATTGCAACAAAAATGGCAGGATATATTGGTTATCGAGTAGCTGGAATCGGGGGAATGGTAAACGCGATTATTGCAACGGTAGTTCCGACTGTTATATTCATGATCGCTCTTCTTGTATCATTAGCCTCTTTTAGAGAATATGCCTGGGTTCAAGGGATGACAAATGGCGTGTTACCAATCGTTGCAGTGATGTTAGGAGTATTAACATGGAGTTTTGTAAAACGATCAAAAGATGATTTTGGTTGGGGAAAAGTGATGATCCTTATTTTACTTTCCGTACTGTTAATCCAGCTAGCAGGGTTACATCCAGCAATTGTTATTGCAGGACTGATTATTTTTGTTTTCTTGAAAAAACAAAAACAACCTTCTAAAGTAAAGGAAGGTGAGAAAGAATGA